A stretch of DNA from Malus sylvestris chromosome 9, drMalSylv7.2, whole genome shotgun sequence:
CAGGATGAGTACCTTCATTATTGACTTCAATGAGAGGTGTAGAAGATTCATCAATGTGGTCATGGTTAGTACCTCTGTCATTTAAAACATCTTGAGTACAGATTCTTGGTAGAGGAATTAGGTCTAAGATGCACTCCCCCTGACTTGTGGCTTCATGTGATTTGCTGAAAAAAGGGTTAGCTTCATGAAATCGAACATCTTTAGatacaattatttttcttagttgaGGATCATAGCACTTATATCCTTTTTGTGTTGATgaataaccaagaaaaatacatttgagaGCTCTAGGATCCAATTTATCTCGATGGTGTGACTGTATATGAACAAAACAGACACAACCAAAGACTCTAAGATGTGAAAGGTcgatttttcttcctttcatgACTTCAAGTGGAGATTTAAACCCCAAGACTCGGCTAGGAAGTCTATTGATGATGTACACAGCCGCCATGACTCCTTGTGACCAAAATCTCTTTGGTACGTTCATTTGTAACATTAATGCTCTCGTTTTTTCCAGTATGTCACGATTTTTTCTTTCagctacaccattttgttgaggtgtgcCGACACAACTTGTTTGATGCATGATACCGTGCTTGCTCAAATATAATGACATGATATGGGACATATATTCGGTGCCATTGTCAGATCTTAAGGTTTGAATTTGAGAGGAAAAATGATTCTTAACAAGATTGTGAAAATCCTTAAAAACTTCAATCACTTCACTCATAGACTTTAAAAGGTATAACCAGGTGGCTCTagagaaatcatcaacaaacgtTACATAATACTTATAACCATCAAAAGATTCAAACGTTGGTCCCCATACATCTGAGTGAACTAGTTCGAAAACTTTACTAGTCCTAGATAAGGATGAGGTAAAAGGTAATCTGGTGGCTTTAGACAAATGACATGTTTCACACAAAATTAAATCATTTCCTAAGTTTGGAAACAAGGATGACAAAACAGGTTGGGCAGGATGAGCTAAACGTTGATGCCACAATTGACTATCTTGGGATGGACTGGACTTGGCTTGAAATCCTCTGGGACTGCTTTTTGATATGTAATAGAGGCCATCAAGGTAAAACCCTTCACCAATCGTCTTCTTGGTGAGGCAATCCTGAAAAATGACATTGTGAGGGGAGAAAATGGCTAAACAATTTAAGGTATTAGTGATTTTTCCCACAGATAGAAGTTGAAATGGAAAAGAAGGAACAAATAAGGCTACTGACTCAATTTTGTCCGACATTAAGTTGATATTTCCCTTCCCTAAAACCTTAGAACTCTCACCATTGGCAGTTGAGACTTGAGAAGGttttgaaaaattttcaaacttgtgAAACTTAGAAACATGGTTGGTCATATGATCTGTGGCACCCGAATCAACAATCCACAAATCATGCATCATATTTACATTAAGAGCAGTTTTGAAAGCAGTCATGATACCTTGCATGTCATCTCGGGTCATGTGTTGTGTGTCTGTCAGAAATCCAGCGAACTTGCCTAGCAAAGCTATTGAATTTCCATCTTCAAAGCCAACCTCTTTCTTGCTTTGAAGATACACTGCAAACTCATTTATGAGTGCAGCTGGATTTGCAGTGAAATTCTTGAGTGCATCAGAACCATGAGATGTTGAGGCAGTTGCATTGTTGGCTCTGTGTGGTGCACGGTTCAGTCTTTGTGAGCCCTTGTTATCCTTCATGAACTCTGGCTTTAATTCTGGATGTAAAATCCAGCATGTCTCCTTAACGTGACCAGTATAGTTGCAGTGTTGACACTTTAAGTGTGGATTCTtcactttgtattttctttcgtTGGCTAGATAAGCCCTTGCTTCAGTTACACCGGTCTTTGTGCCAATGTTCATGACTTTCCTTCGTACTTCTTCACGTTGGATTGTTGCACATACGCTGGTGAAGGAAGGTAGATCGGGGTTCATGAGTATGTGGCTTCGTAGGTCTTCGTATCCTGAATCGAGGCTTGACAAGAGTTGGAATATCTTGTCTTCTTCTGCCCTTTTTAGTAGCAAAGACGCCTCAGTTGTATGAGGCCGATACATTTCCAGCTCATTCCACATGCTCTTCATGCTGCCCAGAAGTTGAACAAAGGGCTTTCCTTCTTGTTGTAGGTTGGAAATGTCCTTCTTCAATTGAAACACACGTGCAGCATTGTTCTGGCTGCCATACATCTCCTTGACTGTCTCCCATAGCTTGAATGATGATTCAGAATAACTGAATATTTCAGCTAGTTTACGTTCCATGGAATTTAGGAGCCATGACATAACTAGCTGATCCTTGCAAAGCCAGATTTCATAAGTTGGTGAGGAAACATCTGGGACTTCGATGCTTCCATTTATGAACCCTAGCTTGGATCTTCCACCTAGGGCAAGACTCACTGCTCTCGACCAAGGTAAGTAATTAAACTCATTTAACAAGACCGAGCTTAATCTTTGATTTGGATTTACATCCACCTCAGACACGGTTGAGGAGGAAGGCTGGGGATTTTCATCTCCAAACGAATAAGAATGTTCTTCCGCCATGTCGGAGATGGAATACGATCAGCTAGAAGAAATGCAGAAGCAGGTTATttttcctgctctgataccatattgaagttttatatatttatttcatgACTAAAATTGTTACAAGTTGCAGCATATAAGGAAGAAGAAACgtgaagaagaaagcagggaaGATGGCAGCTAAGCCAACATCATGATGACATGCAATCCCTCTAAAACTTAATCTAATATCCTGCTTTTGCTTTACAGCATGAAGAGCCGAAAGCAaagaataaaaaacagtaagtgAGGGGGGAACCGAAAGTAACAACACCACTAGACAAAAACTTTCTAATATTTTAACCCTACTTTCAATGATGACTGATGACATCCAATAATGTAGAATGCAGATAATGCAAAATATGAAACAAGAAGGACAAGAGAGCCCTTTATCCAGTCTCTGTCTATGGATGGTTTTGAGGTAGCTGCAGTTCGATGGGAGTCTTCAATGTGCATTGAAATCACAGCAATGCCCTTGTATAGGGTCATCAGCGTCGCGCCAGCAAACCCAACAAGAGTTCCCCCAGTCTTTGTTTGCATGCCAAGCTTCCCAATATCGAATTTCTCCATCCTGAGTACATCATGATGTAAATCCTTAAAATCCTAATGCAATAATCATATGACTTCTACGTGTGACCAAATGGATTGCATTACCTGCACAAAACTGCTATGATAAAGGTAATACATGGAATAAGGTTGCTCATGGCAGTTCCAAAAGCCGCTGAAGTTTACTCAAGTCCCATGTAATTCAATGTTCTTCCTAACACTCCTCTAAGATAGACACGAAAATTTAGAGGATTAATCAGAATTAGATTACTTGTTCTAAGTTTAGCAAGTTTCTCACCTAAGGAAgcccaagaagaagacatttCGCAAGACTGGAACACTGATTTTGCTCTTGTTTTGTCTGCCATGAGATAGGTTACGCTTAATGAGAGGAGAAATTCACATCGGATacaacataaacaaaaatacaaGAAGAATGAAAACTATATTGACCTCTCGAAAATTAAGGCAAGAAGAGCAGTTGCTAGAGTTCTGAAAACATGTGCATAAACCACAAGCACATAACAGCTCATGCCTTTGTCTAGAGAGACCTTGGAGACAACACTGAACCCTGCAAAGCATatgttagccactttcgagctgtTTTCCTGCCAAACCATGACAAGTTAGCCATCAAGAAAGGTACCATTATCTtcttctcgtcgagaagtatgattttcgttttttgaatcactcgatttcattgagtattgaagaagttatgaacgtttaaagtttacccagtttccaacgagttttccagttttcccgcggACTAGTCACCTTTCAAGCTATTTTTCggccatctctggcaaccattgggcttccaaataggtataatcttgttctacactttcctatcttcattttgatatattatcattatgggtcgaatttggttcataaacgattgagttacgaagctttgaaaattgcccaaagagtttttaacggaataaccaaaatcatggatggtggacaatctcagggaccatttctatttattttcaatctaagggaccatttctattgattatgcaaatctcaatgaccgTTTTGACTTTTTAGCCTTTTTCAAAAGAGCAAATTCGAATTTGAGTGTAGAATCATAGCATAGCAAAAACGGCTATGACTACGTTTGTACTAACATTTAACAAAGATTTATTGTATATTTTATTgattgtagacatgtaaatttcgttgcatacaaatgatgcatcacaaagttCCATGTGGCATAtaactcatcacaaatggataagtcatcaatgacatgtgacataaatcaagcaaaggaagaaTAAAACTTCCCCAAAAGTCGGCAAAAGGGGGAAGAAATCCTTTAAAATCGGCAAGGGGCTCAAATTGTTCCCGAAACCGGAAATAAAGataaagcatcttcacaaaataaGCAAGAATAGAAGATTACtcacaaaataggtaagaaagcCTTATAATTcggccaagcaagggaaagttgctgaaattaagacacaaaacatgcctaaattctcccatggacgaatcaagacaTAAATaaaagccaaatccatccaaatgcaagttttgagaagtctataaatatAAGGTCCCAAGACAAGCATAAGGTAATTTTCTACATTGAAGGGCCATaattctcacaaaaggagaacctctgccaaatctttgaagactaatacgttgccaaagctctcttcaaAGAACGCACAACCAAGGCCGAAGCTTTCTTTCGACCAAAGCCGAAGTattcccttgaagaatcaacaagcacttgtgccgattccttcaagactttgttgcaagctcaaaacttgtaacgatgtttgattcaagatcaagtcgtcaagacccttgaatcaacgaaATCCTACATCAACACTACCTTTGCTGCAGGTGAAGACCATCCAAGTGTTGTttgaagctcaaaacttgaagcaatcattcaatcgttcatccgagatcaagtcatcgcgacttttggatcaacaacctatgCATCtatatcaaatttgaagatcgaatcagagaaaaattgtaaacagagattgttcatcaatacaaatctactttgtacacgtgttcttatttcattcgttacagaattttcgtgtttacattgaTATTGGAAGATGTCTGAAGTTCGAATCTCCTATCTGTTAATGaacaaatattaaattaaaacgACAATGATCTCAACTATCGTTTGATTAGTGTGACCATTTGGTTAATAAGTTAATTGACATCCACAAGTTAAACCCCATGCCAAGTTTAATTAGGAGTCTTTTGGACCTACAAGTCTCCCACTTGTTAGGCATGTATCCTTAGTCATGCATCAATTGCTTAATTAGCCAAGAAGGAGTGTTTCTTGAATTGTTGTAATACTAAAGTCCCACCCTTTTCAACTCTTGTGCATTTTCAGCAATGTGGGAGCTGTGTAGACAGCTCTTTGCACACAATTCTATGCCGAAACGAAATCAAGAAATAGAAATGAAGCTATTTAACATGTTCTCTTGTATTATATCCGCACATTTTTTGTATCATATCGGTGTTCTTTTCAAAAGTTGACGAATGATACACGTATGTATTCGCTTGTACACCGTAGATAGTTGTAACTTGATAAATAATTTACATGAGAAGGAACAATTTCATGTATTGTGCAAAGAGCTTGACCTGAAATAGCTCTTGTGAGTAGTCACAAAGCACTTGGTTTTCTTTTTAAAGGTTAGTCAAGTGAATCAACTTAGCAAGTCTCATTAATTTACATCCTTAATTGCCCCCAAAATTGATATAAAAGGCAAGTCACCGAGAAGAATTTGGCATTTGCAAAGGAGAATGCAAATGGAAGAGCAACTAGGAGACACAGCAATCGAAGGAAACAGTAGGCGGGAGAGAGTAATCGAGAAGTTGAAACCATACATCCTCTGCATATTTTCTAACATATGTTTTGCAGGGTTCAGTGTTGTCTCCAAGGTCTCTCTAGACAAAGGCATGAGCTGTTATGTGCTTGTGGTTTATGCACATGTTTTCGGAACTCTAGCAACTGCTCTTTTTGCCCTAATTTTCGAGAGGTCAATATAGTTTTCATTCTTCttgtatttttgtttatgttgtATCCGATGTGAATTTCTCCTCTCATTAAGCGTAACCTATCTCATGGCAGACAAAACAAGAGCAAAATCAGTGTTCCAGTCTTGCGaaatgtcttcttcttgggcTTCCTTGGGTGAGAAGCTTGCTAAACTCAGAACAAGTAATCTAATTCTGATTAATCCTCTAAATTTTGGTGTCTATCTTAGAGGAGTGTTAGGAAGAACATTGAATTACTTGGGACTTGAGTACACTTCAGCGGCTTTTGGAACTGCCATGAGCAACCTTATTCCATGTATTACCTTTATCATAGCAGTTTTGTGCAGGTAATGCAATCCATTTGGTCACACGTAGAAGTCATATGATTATTGCATTAGGATTTTAAGGATTTACATCATGATGTACTCAGGATGGAGAAATTCGATATTGGGAAGCTTGGCACGCAAACAAAGACTGGGGGAACTCTTGTTGGGTTTACTGGCGCGACGCTGATGACCCTATACAAGGGCATTGCTGTGATTTCAATGCACATTGAAGGCTTCCATCGAACTGCAGCTACCTCAAAACCATCCATACACAGAGACTGGATAAAGGGCTCTCTTGTCCTTCTAGTTTCATATTTTGCATTATCTGCATTCTACATCTTACAGGTGCTCGAAAAACCTACATCTTATACAAGTTTTGTCACAATTCTCATAGCCACATAATATTATTGATGCAGACGATAACAATTGAAATGTTTCCAGCACCAATCACGCTTACCTTACTCACTTGCTTATCGGGGACTTTACTCACGGGGATCATGGCAGCGATTCTCGATCACAAAGCAT
This window harbors:
- the LOC126583256 gene encoding WAT1-related protein At5g07050-like isoform X1, producing MSCYVLVVYAHVFGTLATALFALIFERQNKSKISVPVLRNVFFLGFLGGVLGRTLNYLGLEYTSAAFGTAMSNLIPCITFIIAVLCRMEKFDIGKLGTQTKTGGTLVGFTGATLMTLYKGIAVISMHIEGFHRTAATSKPSIHRDWIKGSLVLLVSYFALSAFYILQTITIEMFPAPITLTLLTCLSGTLLTGIMAAILDHKASFWKLSWNITLLAHVYSGVVIYLQTLVAKTRGPVFMTAFRPLATIVAAIMGLFILGEAIYLGSILGAFLIVFCLSATLWGKEKGEIESE
- the LOC126583256 gene encoding WAT1-related protein At5g07050-like isoform X2 — translated: MSCYVLVVYAHVFGTLATALFALIFERQNKSKISVPVLRNVFFLGFLGGVLGRTLNYLGLEYTSAAFGTAMSNLIPCITFIIAVLCRMEKFDIGKLGTQTKTGGTLVGFTGATLMTLYKGIAVISMHIEGFHRTAATSKPSIHRDWIKGSLVLLVSYFALSAFYILQTITIEMFPAPITLTLLTCLSGTLLTGIMAAILDHKASFWKLSWNITLLAHVYSGVVIYLQTLVAKTRGPVFMTAFRPLATIVAAIMGLFILGEAIYLGRYF